In Brevibacillus brevis, a genomic segment contains:
- a CDS encoding ubiquinol-cytochrome c reductase iron-sulfur subunit: MGDKREISRRTFLNYALMGTGGFLAAGMITPMIRFAVDPLLKGHAGGDKVAVGSPDEFNAEPKRVEFKVHTKDGWYEAESTMSAWVTKNEKGEILALSPICKHLGCTVDWNTSPEHPNQYFCPCHMGRYSINGEHILGTPPLVSLDEYETEVKDGKLYLGKIKPNPRPGVTG, translated from the coding sequence ATGGGCGACAAACGCGAAATATCCAGACGCACATTTTTGAACTACGCTCTGATGGGAACTGGCGGGTTCCTTGCAGCGGGAATGATCACCCCTATGATTCGCTTTGCAGTGGACCCCTTGCTGAAAGGGCATGCAGGTGGAGATAAAGTGGCAGTCGGCAGTCCGGATGAATTTAATGCCGAGCCAAAACGTGTTGAATTCAAGGTCCATACCAAGGACGGTTGGTATGAAGCCGAATCCACAATGTCCGCATGGGTAACCAAAAACGAGAAGGGTGAAATCCTCGCTCTGTCCCCGATCTGTAAGCACTTGGGCTGCACGGTAGACTGGAACACCAGTCCTGAGCATCCAAACCAGTATTTCTGTCCGTGCCACATGGGCCGTTATTCGATCAACGGCGAACACATCTTGGGAACTCCTCCGTTGGTGTCCCTCGACGAGTACGAGACGGAAGTAAAAGATGGAAAACTGTATTTGGGGAAAATAAAACCAAATCCTCGTCCGGGGGTGACAGGCTAA
- the qcrB gene encoding menaquinol-cytochrome c reductase cytochrome b subunit has protein sequence MLQKMYDWVDERLNITPMWRDLADHEVPEHVNPAHHFSAFVYCFGGLTFFITVIQILSGMFLTMYYVPDIINAYESVNYLQNEVAFGVIVRGMHHWGASLVIVMMFLHTLRVFFTGAYKKPRELNWVVGMLIFFVMLGLGFTGYLLPWDNTAYFATKVGLEIANSVPLIGPYVKMLLTGGDIVGAQTLSRFFAIHVFFLPGALLGLLGAHFIMIRSQGISGPL, from the coding sequence ATGTTACAGAAAATGTATGATTGGGTCGATGAGCGCCTGAACATCACTCCAATGTGGCGTGATTTGGCCGACCACGAAGTACCTGAGCACGTGAACCCGGCCCATCATTTTTCCGCTTTCGTTTACTGCTTTGGTGGCCTAACGTTCTTTATTACCGTTATTCAAATCTTGTCTGGTATGTTTTTGACGATGTACTACGTGCCAGACATCATCAATGCGTATGAATCCGTCAATTACCTGCAGAACGAAGTAGCGTTCGGGGTAATCGTACGCGGTATGCATCACTGGGGCGCCAGCTTGGTCATTGTGATGATGTTCCTACATACGTTGCGTGTGTTCTTTACAGGTGCGTACAAAAAACCTCGCGAACTGAACTGGGTTGTCGGGATGCTGATTTTCTTCGTGATGCTCGGTCTCGGCTTCACAGGCTATCTGTTGCCATGGGATAACACCGCTTACTTCGCGACCAAAGTAGGTCTGGAGATCGCAAACTCTGTACCGCTCATTGGTCCTTACGTCAAAATGCTGCTCACGGGTGGAGACATCGTTGGTGCGCAAACGCTTTCTCGTTTCTTCGCCATCCACGTATTCTTCCTGCCGGGCGCTCTTCTCGGTCTGCTCGGGGCGCACTTTATCATGATCCGTTCGCAAGGTATCTCCGGTCCACTATAA
- a CDS encoding c-type cytochrome, whose translation MAKLDKDATFVGDSRVPAKRIPNISPSYSDFPGKTEPFWPNFLLKEWMVAAVCLVGFLVLTVSHPSPLTDKANPNDTSFVPLPDWYFLFLYQMLKYPWASGDWVVLGTIVIPGIAFGGLMLAPWLDTSKERRPSKRPVATGLMLTALVGVFYLTWAADHEHSLSHPSSKTGGGHNGGSNAAAPAPADSSFKADAVWKAQSSCMGCHGQNMEGAVGPNLQKIGSKYNAEEIADIIHNGKPPGMPGGMIKDEAEIKKLAEYMASLK comes from the coding sequence ATGGCAAAACTTGACAAAGATGCTACCTTCGTCGGAGACTCGCGGGTGCCGGCGAAGCGTATCCCAAACATTTCTCCATCCTATTCTGACTTTCCGGGAAAGACGGAGCCGTTCTGGCCCAACTTCCTGTTGAAAGAGTGGATGGTGGCAGCTGTTTGCTTGGTCGGATTCCTCGTGCTGACGGTTTCCCATCCGTCGCCGTTGACTGACAAAGCAAACCCGAATGACACGTCGTTCGTTCCGTTGCCTGACTGGTACTTCCTGTTCCTGTACCAAATGCTGAAATATCCTTGGGCTTCCGGTGACTGGGTAGTCCTCGGGACCATCGTCATTCCTGGGATCGCTTTCGGCGGTTTGATGCTGGCTCCATGGCTCGATACGAGCAAAGAACGCCGTCCAAGCAAACGTCCGGTAGCGACAGGCCTGATGCTGACAGCACTGGTAGGGGTATTCTACCTGACTTGGGCTGCTGACCACGAGCACTCCCTGAGCCATCCATCCAGCAAGACGGGTGGGGGACACAATGGAGGCTCCAACGCAGCTGCTCCTGCTCCAGCTGACTCCAGCTTTAAAGCGGACGCTGTATGGAAAGCGCAATCCAGCTGCATGGGCTGCCACGGTCAAAACATGGAGGGGGCTGTAGGGCCAAACCTCCAAAAAATCGGTAGCAAATACAATGCAGAGGAAATTGCCGACATCATCCACAACGGAAAGCCACCTGGAATGCCAGGCGGTATGATCAAGGATGAAGCGGAAATCAAGAAGTTGGCTGAATACATGGCAAGCTTGAAATAA
- a CDS encoding DUF1405 domain-containing protein, translating into MIWIWEWFRHSLGKRWFLWTLFIINFLGTIYGFIWYGNQLAETPAFLRPFVPDSPTGSGLFTLVLLTYLLGRHIPVLEALAGITNFKYGVWAVCIILAGWMLGNEVRWTDIMLMISHTGMAVESVLYARFYKLSLLPVGIAALWTLNNDFLDYVMLIHPWLPSVLDPYEGIVGLFTVLLSLISIAVIWFANSKSAINKV; encoded by the coding sequence ATGATCTGGATATGGGAGTGGTTTAGGCATTCTTTGGGGAAAAGATGGTTTCTGTGGACGCTGTTCATCATCAATTTTCTGGGGACCATATACGGATTTATCTGGTATGGAAATCAGTTGGCCGAAACGCCAGCGTTCTTGCGCCCTTTTGTCCCGGATAGCCCGACAGGGAGCGGACTTTTCACATTAGTTCTGCTCACGTACTTGTTGGGTCGCCACATTCCTGTACTGGAAGCTTTGGCTGGCATAACCAATTTCAAATATGGTGTTTGGGCGGTCTGCATTATCTTGGCTGGCTGGATGTTGGGAAATGAAGTGCGGTGGACAGACATCATGCTTATGATTTCCCATACGGGCATGGCCGTGGAATCTGTCCTGTACGCACGTTTTTACAAGCTGAGTCTGCTCCCAGTCGGAATCGCGGCACTGTGGACCCTGAATAACGACTTTCTCGATTACGTGATGCTTATCCATCCTTGGTTGCCGAGTGTACTTGATCCCTACGAAGGGATTGTTGGCTTATTCACTGTGCTTCTCAGCTTGATTTCCATTGCCGTTATTTGGTTTGCAAACAGCAAGTCTGCGATAAACAAGGTCTAA
- a CDS encoding sporulation protein YpjB, with the protein MKKNIRYLLFFIVIGLFLSWPIHSLYTKLDQPTDEKQLAALDQIAHEMLTNVKKGDIDGAQKRIVQLAQQFPNQRMPIPIRIESLNAVTQSILAAKKSFAGANVSEQQLLWHATQVRVAIDALTHVHQPMWRSYYPSIATQVQNLQQSAVERNYTQFREQFDENYRLYLVIKPAMSIQLPEAEMTSISAAYDRISKEMRNAQVDWQLVREALRDLNGSMQTAFIGREESTFARLMMRPDSPMTMIVSVGIALLIALSYVAWKKYEGEIRSA; encoded by the coding sequence TTGAAGAAAAACATCCGCTATTTGTTATTTTTCATAGTCATCGGCCTTTTTTTGTCGTGGCCCATCCACAGTCTGTACACGAAGCTGGATCAGCCTACGGATGAAAAGCAGCTGGCAGCCTTGGATCAGATTGCGCACGAGATGCTGACCAACGTAAAAAAAGGAGATATCGACGGGGCCCAAAAGCGGATCGTCCAACTGGCCCAGCAGTTTCCGAACCAGCGTATGCCGATCCCTATCCGAATCGAAAGCCTCAATGCGGTGACACAGTCGATTCTTGCGGCAAAAAAGAGCTTTGCAGGGGCGAATGTGAGCGAGCAGCAGCTTCTCTGGCACGCCACTCAAGTGCGGGTAGCCATTGACGCATTGACACACGTGCACCAACCGATGTGGAGAAGCTACTATCCTTCCATTGCCACACAAGTCCAAAATTTGCAGCAATCCGCAGTCGAGCGAAATTATACCCAATTCCGCGAGCAGTTTGACGAAAACTATCGTCTGTATCTCGTGATCAAGCCTGCGATGAGCATTCAGCTTCCCGAAGCCGAGATGACGTCGATTTCTGCCGCTTACGATCGGATCTCCAAAGAAATGCGCAATGCCCAGGTGGATTGGCAGTTGGTTCGGGAGGCGCTGAGGGATTTGAACGGATCGATGCAGACGGCGTTTATCGGGCGCGAGGAGAGCACCTTTGCCAGACTCATGATGCGGCCCGATTCTCCGATGACGATGATCGTCTCCGTCGGGATTGCCTTGCTGATTGCGTTGTCGTACGTGGCATGGAAAAAATACGAAGGGGAAATTCGTTCGGCGTAG
- a CDS encoding YitT family protein, which translates to MNVRLKSIIAIIIGSAIMGFGINSFNIPNHLAEGGITGISILIKLLFPVVDQGFVFFALNIPLFILGWKILGRTSFFYTILGTVSLSVFLSVFDNVLPLPMNDRLLASLYAGVAVGVGLGIIFRYGGTTGGVDIIARLLQKYMGVSMGRTLFLGDILVIGASLFYLNLESAMYTLVVVFIAARVIDFLQDGAYAGKALTIISEHTDDICKQILDFGRGVTLLSGKGAYSGAEKQVIYVVVSRNEVMRFKAIVQEIDPHAFVIVNDVHEVLGEGFTLDENKQPIHQ; encoded by the coding sequence ATGAATGTACGTCTCAAGAGCATCATCGCCATCATCATCGGTTCTGCCATCATGGGATTCGGCATCAACTCATTCAACATCCCCAACCATCTCGCAGAAGGCGGAATAACCGGGATCAGCATTCTGATCAAGCTGCTGTTCCCCGTGGTTGACCAAGGCTTCGTCTTCTTCGCCCTGAACATCCCTCTGTTCATCTTGGGGTGGAAGATCCTCGGACGCACGTCGTTTTTCTATACCATTTTGGGAACGGTTTCTCTATCCGTGTTTTTGTCCGTCTTTGACAACGTTCTCCCGCTCCCCATGAATGATCGCTTGCTGGCTTCGCTGTACGCCGGAGTCGCTGTCGGGGTGGGACTCGGCATCATCTTCCGTTACGGAGGCACGACTGGCGGGGTCGATATCATTGCCCGTCTGCTGCAAAAATACATGGGTGTCAGCATGGGAAGAACCTTGTTCCTCGGCGATATCCTGGTCATCGGCGCTTCTCTGTTCTACTTGAATCTGGAAAGTGCCATGTACACGCTCGTCGTCGTCTTCATCGCGGCCCGCGTCATCGATTTTCTTCAGGATGGGGCATACGCGGGCAAGGCTCTCACCATTATTTCCGAGCACACGGATGACATCTGCAAGCAAATCCTCGACTTTGGACGCGGTGTGACCCTGCTGTCCGGCAAAGGGGCGTACTCGGGAGCGGAAAAACAGGTGATCTACGTAGTCGTCAGCCGCAATGAGGTCATGCGCTTCAAGGCGATCGTGCAAGAGATCGACCCCCATGCCTTCGTCATCGTCAACGATGTTCATGAGGTATTGGGTGAAGGATTTACATTGGACGAGAACAAGCAGCCGATTCACCAGTAA
- a CDS encoding nucleotide pyrophosphohydrolase, with amino-acid sequence MERQKTMHEMQQEVDKYISQFKEGYFSPLAMMARMTEEVGELAREINHFYGEKPKKRDEGEKTVEEELGDVLFIVICFANSLGIDLQEAFDRIMHKFNTRDKDRWTRIEESQG; translated from the coding sequence ATGGAACGGCAGAAGACTATGCATGAAATGCAGCAGGAAGTGGACAAGTACATATCGCAATTCAAGGAAGGCTATTTCTCTCCGCTCGCCATGATGGCGCGAATGACGGAAGAGGTAGGCGAATTGGCAAGGGAAATCAACCACTTCTACGGCGAGAAGCCAAAGAAGCGGGACGAAGGCGAAAAAACGGTCGAGGAAGAGCTGGGTGACGTTCTGTTTATCGTGATCTGTTTTGCCAACTCTCTCGGGATCGACCTGCAGGAAGCCTTTGATCGTATTATGCACAAATTCAATACCCGCGATAAAGATCGTTGGACGAGAATAGAGGAGAGCCAGGGATGA
- the dapB gene encoding 4-hydroxy-tetrahydrodipicolinate reductase, translating into MEKQIRVAVAGANGRMGQEVVKMLGEDPQLFYTGNLDTRGDEQSVRVQLEEMKPEVLVDFTTPHSVYRHLDICLQYGVRPVVGTTGLSPQQLQEMTDRYKEAGLGGIIAPNFAIGAILCMKFAAMAAKYMPHVEIIELHHDRKLDAPSGTALKTAEMIAEVRKELSQGHPEEKEIIQGARGAEYDGFRIHSVRLPGMVAHQEVLFGAVGQTLSIRHDSINRESFMPGVNMAIKAVVNMNQLLYGLEHLMD; encoded by the coding sequence ATGGAAAAGCAAATTCGTGTTGCGGTAGCAGGGGCGAATGGCCGAATGGGGCAGGAAGTCGTGAAAATGCTGGGAGAAGATCCGCAGCTTTTCTATACAGGAAATCTGGATACGCGTGGGGACGAACAATCCGTCCGGGTGCAGCTGGAAGAGATGAAGCCGGAGGTGCTGGTGGATTTTACGACACCGCACAGCGTCTACCGCCATCTGGATATCTGTCTGCAGTACGGGGTGCGCCCTGTCGTAGGGACTACCGGCCTTTCGCCGCAACAGTTGCAGGAGATGACAGACCGTTATAAGGAAGCGGGGCTCGGCGGGATTATCGCTCCCAACTTCGCAATTGGCGCCATCCTCTGCATGAAGTTCGCCGCGATGGCTGCCAAGTACATGCCGCATGTCGAAATTATCGAGCTGCATCACGACCGAAAGCTGGATGCGCCAAGCGGAACTGCGCTGAAGACAGCGGAAATGATCGCAGAGGTACGCAAGGAGCTGAGCCAAGGCCACCCGGAAGAAAAAGAGATCATCCAAGGTGCCCGCGGAGCGGAATACGACGGATTCCGCATCCACAGCGTACGGCTTCCGGGGATGGTAGCGCATCAGGAGGTACTGTTCGGAGCGGTGGGGCAGACCTTGTCCATTCGCCATGACTCCATTAACCGCGAGTCGTTCATGCCGGGTGTCAACATGGCGATCAAAGCGGTGGTCAATATGAATCAGCTGCTTTACGGATTGGAACATCTGATGGATTAA
- a CDS encoding methylglyoxal synthase: MKIALIAHDRKKEEIVQLAMAYESILARHELVATGTTGQRIMDSTSLSVARVLSGPLGGDQQIGAMIARNEMDLIIFLRDPLTAQPHEPDITALLRLCDVHKIPFATNLGTAEILLKALERGELDWRDVVHKENEK, from the coding sequence GTGAAAATTGCTTTAATCGCCCACGACCGGAAGAAAGAAGAAATCGTACAGCTTGCGATGGCGTATGAATCGATTTTGGCCAGACACGAGCTGGTCGCCACTGGAACGACTGGACAGCGGATTATGGATTCGACTTCGTTATCCGTGGCTCGCGTCCTCTCGGGACCGCTGGGAGGCGATCAGCAAATCGGCGCGATGATCGCCCGCAACGAAATGGACCTGATCATCTTTTTGCGCGATCCGCTGACTGCCCAGCCGCATGAGCCGGACATTACCGCGCTGCTCAGGCTTTGCGACGTCCACAAAATTCCGTTCGCCACCAATCTCGGCACAGCGGAAATTTTGCTCAAGGCTCTGGAGCGCGGGGAGCTGGACTGGCGCGATGTGGTACATAAGGAGAATGAAAAATGA
- the bshB1 gene encoding bacillithiol biosynthesis deacetylase BshB1 has protein sequence MSSLDILAIGAHPDDVEIGAAGSLLLAAKQGKRIGILDLTYAELSSNGNVERRQQEAAAADRLLGVTQRFNFGLPDRGLEGVRDEAISRVVDLIRRTRPQIVLAPYFQDRHPDHESVSRIVREAVFSAGIHKYQPDDAHPAYRPAQLLYYFINSTVTPQVVVDVTAIYPEKMNVLKCYRSQFELEEGSVATPLTNGYLESVEYRERLFGQQAGVMYAEGFVGAAPYVLSNL, from the coding sequence ATGAGTTCACTAGATATCCTGGCGATCGGGGCACATCCGGACGATGTGGAAATCGGTGCAGCCGGCAGCTTGCTCTTGGCAGCGAAACAAGGAAAACGCATCGGAATCCTCGATTTGACGTACGCCGAGCTGTCTTCCAACGGGAATGTGGAGCGCCGGCAGCAGGAAGCGGCTGCGGCCGACCGGCTGCTCGGTGTGACCCAGCGATTCAACTTTGGCCTGCCTGATCGCGGCTTGGAAGGCGTCAGAGACGAGGCAATCAGTCGGGTGGTGGACTTGATAAGGCGGACTCGTCCGCAAATCGTCCTTGCACCTTATTTCCAGGATCGTCACCCCGATCACGAAAGCGTCAGCAGGATTGTACGAGAAGCAGTCTTTTCCGCCGGTATCCATAAATATCAGCCGGACGACGCCCATCCTGCCTACCGTCCCGCTCAGCTCTTATACTATTTTATTAATTCGACGGTAACCCCACAGGTGGTTGTCGATGTGACGGCGATTTACCCGGAAAAAATGAACGTCCTGAAATGCTACCGCAGCCAGTTTGAGCTGGAGGAGGGCAGCGTGGCGACCCCCCTCACAAACGGATACCTGGAAAGTGTGGAGTACCGGGAGCGTCTGTTTGGCCAGCAGGCTGGCGTCATGTATGCGGAAGGCTTTGTAGGGGCTGCGCCGTATGTACTTTCCAATTTGTAA
- the bshA gene encoding N-acetyl-alpha-D-glucosaminyl L-malate synthase BshA produces the protein MNIGITCYPSLGGSGVVATELGKLLAERGHQVHFITSGMPFRLGAFHPNIFYHEVEVNNYDVFKYPPYDLTLANRMAQVAKNEKLDLLHVHYAVPHALCAFLAKQMVGDHLKIMTTLHGTDITVLGYDSNLSDMIRFGIEQSDLVTAVSKDLIRQTKELLHVDKEIVPVYNFVDKRRYYPKEVGKLKSVFAPNGEKVIMHISNFRPVKRVPDVIDIFEKVQKEVPSRLILIGEGPEMGAVRKMIAEKGLADHVCFLGKQEDVAEVLSMADVMLLPSEKESFGLVALEAMACGVPVVATVAGGLPEVVLDGVCGFLRPIGDVEGMAKATVQLLQNQELYHQFSMNSIERSCKTFCHETIASQYEALYERIVG, from the coding sequence ATGAACATCGGGATCACCTGCTACCCGTCCTTGGGCGGGTCGGGCGTCGTTGCGACGGAATTGGGCAAGTTGCTCGCGGAACGAGGCCACCAGGTGCATTTTATCACCTCGGGGATGCCGTTTCGCCTGGGCGCCTTTCACCCGAATATCTTTTATCATGAAGTTGAAGTGAACAATTATGACGTCTTCAAATATCCCCCGTACGATTTGACGCTGGCCAACCGCATGGCTCAGGTCGCCAAAAATGAAAAACTGGACCTGCTGCACGTCCATTACGCTGTGCCGCACGCCCTGTGCGCCTTTTTGGCCAAACAGATGGTCGGGGATCATCTCAAGATCATGACGACCTTGCACGGAACGGATATCACCGTGCTCGGATACGACTCCAACCTGAGCGATATGATCCGCTTCGGCATTGAGCAAAGCGATCTGGTCACGGCGGTGTCGAAAGATTTGATCCGCCAGACAAAAGAATTGCTTCATGTCGACAAGGAAATCGTCCCGGTCTACAATTTCGTGGACAAACGCCGCTACTATCCGAAGGAAGTGGGCAAGCTGAAAAGCGTTTTCGCACCGAACGGCGAAAAAGTCATCATGCACATCTCCAACTTCCGGCCGGTGAAGCGAGTGCCGGACGTGATCGATATTTTTGAGAAGGTGCAGAAAGAAGTCCCGTCCCGTCTCATTCTCATTGGCGAAGGACCGGAGATGGGGGCAGTCCGCAAAATGATAGCCGAGAAGGGACTGGCCGATCACGTCTGTTTCTTGGGCAAGCAGGAGGATGTCGCGGAAGTATTGTCCATGGCCGATGTCATGCTGCTGCCTTCGGAAAAAGAGAGTTTTGGCCTGGTCGCTCTCGAGGCGATGGCTTGCGGCGTCCCGGTAGTGGCGACGGTCGCGGGAGGACTTCCGGAAGTGGTTTTGGACGGAGTCTGCGGTTTCTTGCGCCCGATTGGCGATGTGGAAGGGATGGCAAAAGCAACGGTTCAACTGCTGCAAAACCAAGAGCTGTACCATCAGTTTTCCATGAACAGCATCGAGCGTTCTTGCAAGACGTTTTGTCACGAGACGATCGCTTCCCAGTACGAGGCGCTGTACGAGCGCATTGTCGGGTAG
- a CDS encoding CCA tRNA nucleotidyltransferase, giving the protein MGKELAASVLKTLEDHGFEAYFVGGCVRDWLLERPVHDIDICTNAHPGDVTRLFPDHVPTGLKHGTVSVRVNGQFFEVTTYRKEGKYEDYRRPSAVEFVEELSLDLERRDFTMNAMAMDLQGGLHDPFDGQGDLARRLVRAVGDPGERFREDALRLLRAVRFAAQLGFAIEPDTLDAMKETAPYLARIAVERVREELNKMLASAEPQIGCWLLCETRLFDYAPLVAGLFDKSVDDSWRLVHLPALTQRWALLMYAAGYETEAARQVCTGLRMSKRETESICTLVSLLGRIQPDWDSPVSFDWGPLLLKEGRETCEDLAHVIQACWWNHADPRLFSAMQSAYEAMPVKSLKELAITGRDLQVALQKKPGEWIWRTLDTLLEHTALHGLPNERDVLIEVARKEVARDEY; this is encoded by the coding sequence ATGGGAAAAGAACTGGCGGCCTCCGTGCTGAAGACACTGGAGGATCATGGCTTTGAAGCCTATTTCGTCGGCGGCTGCGTCCGCGATTGGCTGCTCGAGAGACCCGTGCATGATATAGATATATGCACAAATGCCCATCCCGGCGACGTGACCCGCCTGTTTCCCGACCATGTTCCGACAGGACTCAAACACGGTACGGTTTCGGTAAGGGTGAACGGACAATTCTTCGAGGTAACGACGTACCGAAAGGAAGGCAAGTACGAGGATTATCGCAGGCCGAGCGCTGTCGAGTTTGTCGAAGAGCTCTCGCTCGACCTTGAGCGGCGAGATTTTACGATGAACGCGATGGCAATGGATTTGCAAGGCGGACTACATGATCCGTTTGACGGTCAGGGCGATTTGGCGAGGCGTCTCGTGCGGGCCGTCGGGGACCCCGGGGAACGCTTTCGGGAAGACGCCTTGCGATTGCTGCGGGCAGTCCGTTTCGCAGCGCAGCTCGGCTTCGCCATTGAACCGGATACGCTGGACGCGATGAAAGAAACGGCACCGTACTTGGCCCGGATCGCTGTCGAGAGGGTGCGCGAAGAGCTGAACAAGATGCTGGCAAGTGCCGAGCCCCAGATCGGCTGCTGGCTGTTGTGCGAGACGAGGCTGTTCGACTACGCCCCGCTGGTGGCCGGTCTGTTTGACAAGTCAGTCGACGACTCATGGCGGTTGGTCCATCTTCCTGCGCTCACGCAAAGATGGGCACTGTTGATGTACGCAGCCGGATATGAGACGGAAGCGGCCCGGCAAGTGTGCACGGGACTGCGGATGTCCAAACGCGAGACAGAGTCGATTTGCACGCTCGTCAGCTTGCTGGGGCGGATTCAGCCGGATTGGGATTCCCCCGTCTCATTTGACTGGGGTCCGCTGCTGCTGAAGGAGGGCAGGGAGACCTGCGAAGACCTGGCTCACGTCATCCAGGCATGCTGGTGGAACCATGCCGATCCCCGATTGTTTTCCGCCATGCAATCCGCTTACGAAGCGATGCCGGTGAAATCTTTGAAGGAGCTGGCTATCACGGGTCGAGACTTGCAGGTCGCCTTGCAGAAAAAGCCGGGCGAGTGGATCTGGCGCACGCTCGATACACTGCTGGAGCATACTGCCCTGCACGGGCTGCCGAACGAGCGGGACGTATTGATCGAGGTAGCGAGGAAAGAGGTTGCACGAGATGAATATTAA
- a CDS encoding biotin--[acetyl-CoA-carboxylase] ligase, producing MNIKQVILKAFHDHPGRFISGEELSQTCGCSRTAVWKHIEELRKDGYEVEAVRKSGYRLLGAPDRLSAAEITAGLDTDRMGQHVIAHDEVVSTQPLAHEAAARGAKEGTLVLAELQTGGKGRLGRPWHSPKGTGIWMSLIIRPAIPLPKTPQMTLLTAVSVARAIREETGLPVKIKWPNDIFIGDKKVCGILTELNAESDRVNYLVIGIGLNANSVAEDFPEELARIATSLRIESGEPIKRARFIQQFCRIFEEEYDHYLAHGFARAKAEWEKHSYTIGRWVNVQTISQRLEGRAVGLDEEGVLMVEDQDGAIHKVYSADVNYRANE from the coding sequence ATGAATATTAAGCAGGTTATCCTAAAAGCGTTTCACGATCATCCGGGACGCTTCATTTCCGGAGAAGAGCTGAGCCAGACGTGCGGCTGCTCGCGAACGGCAGTATGGAAGCATATCGAAGAGCTGCGGAAGGACGGCTACGAGGTGGAAGCCGTGCGCAAGTCGGGTTACCGGCTGCTCGGCGCTCCGGACCGTCTGTCAGCTGCGGAAATCACTGCCGGATTGGACACCGATCGCATGGGTCAGCACGTCATTGCTCACGATGAGGTAGTCTCCACCCAGCCCCTGGCCCACGAAGCCGCTGCACGCGGCGCGAAAGAAGGCACACTGGTGCTGGCAGAATTGCAGACGGGCGGCAAGGGCCGCCTGGGCCGCCCCTGGCATTCCCCGAAAGGTACAGGCATCTGGATGAGCCTGATCATCCGTCCGGCCATTCCGCTGCCGAAGACGCCACAAATGACCTTGTTGACAGCGGTGAGCGTGGCTCGCGCCATTCGGGAAGAGACAGGGCTGCCTGTCAAAATCAAATGGCCCAACGATATTTTCATCGGCGATAAAAAGGTTTGCGGAATACTGACCGAGCTGAACGCCGAGTCGGATCGGGTCAACTACTTGGTCATCGGAATTGGACTCAACGCCAACAGCGTGGCAGAGGACTTTCCGGAAGAGCTCGCCAGGATCGCGACCTCATTGCGGATCGAGTCGGGCGAGCCGATAAAACGGGCGCGGTTCATCCAGCAATTTTGCCGGATATTCGAAGAAGAGTACGACCATTATCTGGCGCATGGCTTCGCCCGGGCAAAAGCCGAGTGGGAGAAGCATTCCTACACGATCGGACGGTGGGTAAACGTCCAGACGATTTCGCAAAGGCTCGAGGGCCGAGCTGTCGGCTTGGACGAGGAGGGGGTTCTGATGGTCGAAGATCAGGACGGGGCCATCCACAAAGTGTACTCAGCCGACGTCAATTATCGTGCAAATGAGTGA